The sequence below is a genomic window from Methanoculleus sp. 7T.
TGATCCGAAGCAGTTTGCCGATCAGGCGGATCTGATTAAAGTATTGGCACGTGACCTCCGGAAGCGCATCGTCGTGCGCCCGAACATCCTCGAGGACCCCGAGCGGGCGGCCCAAGAGATCAGGGCCGTTGTGCCGGAGAATGCAGGGATATCCGACCTCTTCTTCGACCCGGAGACCGGCGAGGTCCTCATCGAGGCGGAGAAGCCGGGCGTGGTCATCGGCAAGAACGGCGTAACGCTCCGGGAGATCACAAAGCAGATCGGCTGGACGCCGAAGGTGGTCCGGACACCGCCTATCGAGAGTTCGACGGTGAAGCAGATCCGGACGTTTCTGCGTTCGGTGAAGGATGAGCGGAAGGCGTTCTTGCGAAAGATCGGCCACCGCATCCATAGAGAGGTCACGAGCAAAGACCAGTGGCTGCGGGTCACCACGCTCGGATGCTGCCGTGAGGTCGGTCGCGCTGCGTTCCTGATCTCAACGCCGGAGAGTAAGATCCTCGTGGACTGCGGCGAGAAGCCGGGCAGCGCTGCGAACGGGACGCCCTATCTCTACGTGCCCGAGATCTATCCCCTCGACTCGCTCGACGCGGTGGTGCTCACCCACGCGCACCTCGACCACTGCGCTCTCGTCCCCCTTCTCTTCAAGTACGGCTATGAGGGCCCGGTCTACTCGACCCCGCCGACGAGGGACCTCTCGGCGATGCTTCAACTCGACTACTTGGACGTCGTCAGGAAGGAGACGGATAAGATTCCCTACACCTCGAGCGAGGTGAAGACTTACATAAAGCACTCCATCACCCTCAACTACGGCAGCGTGACCGATATCGCTCCCGATATCAAACTCACCTTCCATAACGCGGGGCACATCCTCGGGTCGGCAGTCGCGCACTTCCACATCGGAGAGGGCCTCTACAACATCGCATTCACCGGGGACTTCAATTATCAGAAGACCAGGCTCTTCTCCCCGGCGGTCTCGTCGTTCCCCCGCCTAGAGGCTCTCTTCATGGAGAGCACCTACGGCGGATCGAACGATATCCAGCCGCAGCGCAAAGATGCGGAGGAGAAACTCTACGAGACGGTCTCGACGACGCTCCAGCGCGGCGGCAAGGTGATCATTCCTGCGTTCGCCGTCGGGCGGTCGCAGGAGGTCATGCTCGCCCTCGAGGAGGGGATTCGAAGGCAGAAGATACCCCCGGTGAAGATCTACCTCGACGGGATGATCAAGGAAGCGACGGCGATCCACACCACCTACCCGGAGTACCTGAACAACGACCTCCGGAACCAGATCTTCCGCGAGGGGTTGAACCCCTTCCTGGCCGACGCCTTTGTCCAGGTGGACTCGCCGGTTCTCCGCGAGCAGGTGGTCTCGGGCGAACCCTGCGTCATCATCACCACGAGCGGTATGGTCAACGGCGGGCCGGTGATGGAGTACCTTAAGGCTCTCGGTCCCGACGAGCGCAACGCACTGGTCTTCGTCGGGTATCAGGCTGAAGGGACGCTCGGGCGGCGTATCCAGAAAGGGTGGCGTGAGATCCCGCTCGGATGGCGCGAGACGATCGTGATCAACCTCGAGATAGCCACCATCGACGGGTTCTCGGGCCACTCCGACCGGAAGCAGCTGATGAACTACGTCGCTCATCTTCAGCCGCGTCCGGAGAAGATCTTTACCATTCACGGCGATGAGAACAAGACCATCGACCTTGCCAGTTCCATCTACAAGCGGTACCGTATCGAGACCCACTCTCCCATGAACCTCGAGACCTACCGCATGATCTAGGGATGTCTCGGAACCTGCCCATTCTCCTCGGGGTATTCGTGGTGATGGCGCTCTCCAACGCCGTCGTCCCGGTTCTTCCCGATTTCGGAGAGGGGGCGGCAATGCAAGGGGCGGTCTACGCCGCATACTTTTTTGGCGCGTTTGTTGCGGTGCTCCCGGCAGGGATAGCGAGCGACCGGATCGGCCGCGTGCCGCTCATTCGTGCCGGGCTTCTCCTGACCCTCATAAGCGGGGTTCTCATCCTGCTCTTTCCCTCGGGCCTCCCGCTCCTCATCTTCCGCGTGGTCGAGGGGGTTGGGGCCGGGCTCTTCCTCTCGGCGGCGCTTGCGTGGGCGAACTCGCACCCGTCGTCAGGGCAGATCAGCGGCTACGTCATGGCGGCCCAGAACCTCGGTCTGGTTGCCGGGCTCCTTGCCGCCGGATGGCTTGACGCAGTCTTCGAGAGCCATCTTGCAGGAATCGCCCTCTTTACGGTGTTCGCCGTCCCTGCACTCGGGATGAGCGTCGTGGTCAGGGAGAGCGGTCATGGGGGGTTTGCGAAGGCCGACCTCCCGGCAATCGTCAGGAACTACTTCTGGCTCTTTGCAGCGGCAGCCGTCCTTGTGGGCATGACGGGAGCGGTAGCGGCCATCTATCCGGGATACACGGGGAGCGACCCGTCGCTCCTTGCCCTCCAGTTAGCGACGATCAACATCGCGACCGTCGTTGCCGTGCTCATCGCACCCCGTGTCGCCCTCCGGCCGGTTCCGACCATCCAGGTCTCCTCGATTCTCATGGCCGGGGCGGTCGCGGCGGGTTACTTCACACCCTATGCCCTCCCGGTCATCGGCGGCCTTGCGGGCGTGATCATCGTCGCAATACTTGCGTTCCTTGCCGAGACGAGGATCCAGCAGGGTGTGATGGCCGGGCTCTTCAACACCGCGACCTACGCCGGATTCACATTCCTTGCCGCCTTTGCCGGACTGGCTGCGGGAGAACTCGGTTTCCCGACCGCGTTTCTCCTGCTTGCCGTGATGGCGGCGGTGATGGCGTTTACCGTCGGCGGGTGCCGATGCGAGTATCGCGGGTGACCCGAAGCGCATTTCATATTACTATCCCCATCATAGGATCACCGCATGAAGTTGCTGATCAACGGCGAGCGGCGCGACTCGGTCTCCGGGAAGGTGTTTACGGTGCGTAATCCCGCCACAGGGGATGTGGTCGGTGAGGCGCCGCTCGGGGGAGAGGACGACGTCCGACACGCCGTGGAGGCTGCCGGCGAGGCGTTCGCGGACTGGTCCGCAAAAAACCCGAGGGACAGGGCGAAGATTCTCTTCTTCGCCGCAGAAGAGGTGCGCCGCAGGAACACGGAACTCGGGTCGCTCCTGACCGCCGAGCAAGGGAAGCCCATCCGGGAAGCGGTCGACGAGATCAACGGGTTTGCGAACATCCTCGAGTACTACTACGCTCTCTCCGCGGGTGAGCGGGGGGAGTACCTGAACCTCCGGGGTTACGGTCGAACCCTTGTCCGGAGACGCCCGCTCGGTATTTGCGGCGCGATCATCCCTTGGAACATGCCGGCGATCATCATGGGCTGGAAGATCGGGCCGGCCCTGACGGCAGGGAATACCTTGGTCCTGAAGCCGGCAGGGACCGCTCCGCTGACCTGTGGGAAACTTGCGGAGATCCTCGAGGGTGCGGGGCTTCCGCCGGGCGTCCTGAACGTCGTCACCGGGCCGGGGGAGACGGTCGGCCGTGAGATCGCGAGGAACCCGGGCATTCGGAAGGTCTCGTTCACCGGCGAGGTCGGGACCGGCCGGCAGGTCGCCATGGACGCCGCGCCTGCGCTGAAGCGGCTCACGCTGGAACTCGGAGGAAGTGATCCGATGATCGTCTGCGACGATGCCGATATTCCGATGGCGGTCGAGGGCGTCATCAGGGGGCGGTTCTACAACTGCGGCCAGACCTGCACTGCGGTGAAGCGTCTCTACGTCTACGAGTCGATCGCGGACGAGTTTATCCGGCGCCTCACGGCGAGGGTCGAGGGGATTGTGGTCGGGAACGGCATGGAACGCGGCGTCACCATGGGCCCGCTGAACAACCAGGCAGGCCTCGAGCGGGTCGTGCGCCAGGTGGATACGGCCCGGGAGCGGGGAGAGGGGGAGATCATCGCAGGCGGTCTGGCTCCTCGAGGGGAGAACTACGAGCACGGGTTCTTCTTCCTGCCGACGCTCATTGCCGGGGTCCCGCACGACTCCGTCCTCTTCTCGGAGGAGGTCTTCGGCCCGGTGCTGCCGATTGCCACCGTCACGGGCCTCGATGAGGCGCTTGAGCGGGCGAACGACAGCCGCTACGGCCTTGGGGCATCGGTATGGACCCGAAGCGCGGACGTAGTCGTCCGGGCGACCGAGGAACTCGAAGCAGGGATCGTCTGGGTCAACCAGCACCTGCGCACCCCTCCGGAGGTGCCGTTTGGGGGGACGAAGGAGAGCGGTATCGGGAGAGAGAACGGTTCCCGTGCGCTTGACGAGTACACGGAAGAGAAGTCCGTGCTCATACGGCTGTAAGGACTCTGCTCCCTTTGGAAGCGGATCCCTCCCCGCCCCCTATGTTGCCGGAAGAGAGGCCTCTCTTCCGGCGGAGCACCGGCTTAAGGACGGACCTGCGAGCCCTGCACCGTCTCTGGAGCCTGTTCGAACATTTTTTGGGATCTATAGCAAATCGAGGGTCCGTTCTGCAATCAGGGCTTCTATTGAAATTATAGCAACGTTTATATAATATACAACGTATCATTCAACCCTCCCAAGGGGGGATAAAAGTATGAGACGATGGATAGCTCTATGCACATGCATTCTCGCCCTTCTGGCGATGCCGTTTGCTGTGACGGCGGCAGTAGTGGGAGACGAGAATGCGACGACGACGCCCGGGGATCAGACCGGGCAGATGGATAATCAGACAGCAGATTTGACAATCGCTGCCTATATAGCCCAGGATCAGAACCTGACGAGGCTGGCTGAAGCGCTCGATGTGACAGGACTCTATGACGCCCTGGATACGGGAGGACCCTACACGGTCTTTGCCCCGAGCGACGAAGCGTTCAATGCTCTTGGCAACGAGACTGTGAACCGGCTCTTCAACGAGACGGGGAACCTTACGATGGTTCTTCAGTACCACGTTGTTGAGGGCGAGTACACCTCAGCAAACCTCACCAGCATGGCTGAGAACCAGACCGGACAGCAGAACCAGACCGGGAACCAGTCTGACGACGGTATCTCCGATATCCTCGGCGGGCTCTTCGGTGATGAGAACCAGACCGGGAACATGACGACGCTGCAGACGCTCTATGGCGAGAGCCTGAACGTCACCGTCAGCGACGGCGAGATCATGGTCGAGAACGCCACCGTTACTATGAAGGACATCAACACGACCAACGGTGTGATCCACATCATCGACCAGGTGCTGGTGCCTCCGGACTTGAATCTGACCGTATCCGAGAACCAGACCGAGATGGCGGGCAACGCGACAGCGGCCTGAAGCACCGGGGAGAAACTAGGACGGATGGCTGTCGAGAGGTCCCCGGATACTGCCGGGGACCTCTCGGCGGCCTTTTTTGGCTACGCGAATCCTATTTTTCAGAGAGACCCTCCCGGTTCCGCTCCGGACCATGGAGAACAAGCCATGTCCGCTTGGGAGATCACTGCTATCTTTTTGGTGCGATCGGCGAACGTGCGGATCATGGCTGAACGTGTCGGGAAAATGGTGTATATGCTCGCTCCTTTTCAGATATGGCCGTTTAAGAAAAATTATAGTAATGTTTTTATATTACATTGATTATTCATCTGTCTGCAAGGGGGGATATGCATGAAACGACCTTTACTGTTCAGTTTGTGCATCGTTCTTCTCCTCTCACTCGCTGCCGCAGGTACGGCAGTCCAGATTGGGGAAGGGCCTGTCACACTGGATCCTGATGAGTATGTGAACATTACACCGGTAAACAGCACTGAAGCGTATGAGGTGCCGCAGGCGACCGTGCTCGGAGCGCTTGATGTAGCCTCGGTCCTCGGAGCGTTTGATTACCAGGTCACTGCAGACCTGCCTCCGGAAGAGGGGAATCTCAGTGTTACTTCGATTGCAGGCATTGAGAACGAGATGAGAAATGAGACCCCGTACGCATGGGCGTACTGGGTGAACGGCGAGGAGGGCACGACCGGGCCAGCGGTGGCGAACGTGACCGACGGCGACAACGTGACCTACTCCTATGGGCCTCAGGGTCATTCTATTGAGAACGCCACATATACGCTGGCGATCTACGTGAGCGTGCCCGGGGCGGCCGTGAACGTTACCCCGGCACCGACGGAGAACGTTACCCCGACACCGACGGAGAACGTTACCCCGACGCCGACGATGAACGTGACCCCGACTACTGAAGCGAACGTCACGATCGCCTCGCCGGAGGAGGGTGCCAGCGTTGCCGCGGGGAACGTCACGGTGAGCGTGAACGTCACGAACTTCACGCTGGTCGAGCCCACGGGGCAGCCGAACGCCCCGGGTGAAGGCCACCTGCACTACTACCTCGATGCCGTAGTGCCGACGAACGCGAGCGCGCCCGCCATCCCGGAGACCGGCGGGTATGTCGTCTCCACGAACACCTCCTATACCTGGGAGAACGTGACGCCGGGTGCGCACAACCTCTCGGTCCAACTGGTCAATAACGACCACACGCCGCTCATCCCGCTCGTCTTCGACATGGTGAACGTCACGGTCGGCGGTGTGACTCCGACACCTACGGTGAACGTGACGCCGACACCTACGGTGAACGTGACGCCGACACCTACGGTGAACGTGACGCCGACACCTACGGTGAACGTGACGCCGACACCTACGGTGAACGTGACGCCGACACCTACGGTGAACGTGACGCCGACACCTACGGTGAACGTGACGCCGACACCTACGGTGAACGTGACGCCGACACCTACGGTGAACGTGACCGATGAGATCATCGCAGGGCTTTCGGGAGAGGAGAATCTGACGACGTTCACCGAAGTCTTGAACAAGTCTACCGTTGACCTGAGGCTTGATGCGAACGGAACGTATATCGTATGCGCCCCGACCAACGTCGCGTTTGACAGCCTGGGCAACGAGACGCTCTCGGCCATCGTGAACGATACGGCGCTCCTTGACAGCGTCCTTGAGTATCACATCATCGAGGGGAACTACACGCTTGACGAACTCGTGATGATGTGCCAGAATGCAACCGACGGCAAAATTTCATTGCCGACCGTTGAAGGGTCGGATGTGAATGTCTCGTTCACCGATGGCGGGCAACTGGTCATCAACAACGTTGCTGTCGTGACCCAGATCAAGATCACGAACAACATCATCGTCTACGTGATCAGCGGCGTCCTGATTCCACCAGGCGCCCCGATCCCGACACCGACGCCCACCCCATCACCGACGATGAACGTAACTCCGACGCCGACGATGAACGTAACGCCGACGCCGACGATGAACGTAACGCCGACGCCGACAACGAACGTAACTCCGACACCGACAACGAACGTAACTCCGACACCGACGATGAACGTGACGCCGACGCCGACAACGAACGTGACGCCGACACCGACGATGAACGTGACGCCGACACCTACGGTGAACGTGACGCCGACGCCGACAACGAACGTGACGCCGACACCGCCGCCGGCGGAGGGCATAGACCTCCAACTCTACACCGGCTGGAACTTCGTCTCTATCCCAAGACCGCTCTCCGAGGGTAACAACACCGCGATAGATGTCTTCGGAGAGGTCGATACCGGCGGACGGCCGATCTACACCCACTCCCCGGAGGCCGGCTTTGAGCCTCTGGATGCGAATGCGACACTAGAAGTCCTTGAAGGATACTGGGTCTATTCGAACGAGTCCACGACCGTGCGGCTGAACCTCAGCACCGACCCGGTGGCGACCCCTGCATCCAAGGCACTGGCTCCGGGATGGAACGCCATCGGCTACTCCGACCTGACCCCGTCGACCGCGAATGAGACGCTCGCGTCGGTGGAAGGCAACTGGGTCTATGTCGTCGGCTACGACGCACAGAACCAGAGCTACCGGCCGGCGCTCATCAACGATCAGATGGGTGCCCGGGGTGAGAACCAGAAGCTCTTCCCGACCGAAGGCTACTGGCTGTTCGTGCGCGAAGATGGCACACTGGCTGCCATCAGCGCCTAACCCTTTTTTGATGGTCCGGATGTCGAGACCTCTTCCGTGACAATACCGTACGAAGAACAGTTTTCCTGATCGGTTGGAGACATTATGTTGCAGAGAGGCGTAAGGGACCGGTAGACAGGTCTTTCGCTCGGTGACCTTTGGGTCGTGCCCCAGAACTCGTCTGCGGTCCGATAGATCCCAAAAATGAGGGCCTCACGGGAAGGCGGTCTGCGTCCCGCCTCCCTCCGGACAGCCCGTATTTACAGAGAGGTGGATGCGGTCTCCGCCCTCTCGTCCGTGCCCTGCCGGCCGAACCGGTCCATCAGGGAGAGGACCGCCGGCATGACCAGGATCGCACCAAGGAGCGAGAACCCGACCGTGATGACCGTCACGATGCCGAAGTTGCTGATGATGTTGAACGTCGAGAGGAGCAACGCCGAGAACCCGAAGACCGTCGTCATCCCGGATACCGTGATGGCCGTCCCGATCTTCTGCACAGCCTGCTGAATCGCCTCGTACCGCTCCTTCCCGCGTCTCCGCTCTTCTTGGAACCGCTCCATGATCAGGATGGTATACTCCGAGGCCACCCCGATCGTCATCGACCCGAGCACCGCGGTCAGCGGTGTGTAGTCGAGGCCGAGCAGGTACATGATCGCTCCGTTCCAGCCCACGATGAAGATGATCGGGATGACCGGAGAGACCGCAGTCAACTTCCGGTAGACGAGGAGCAGGAAGACGAAGATCATCCCGAACCCGAGGACCGTCATCGTCGTCTTACTCTCAGAGATGTCGGTCATCAGGTTGGTGAACATCTCGATCATTCCAGTCGGCGTCGCAGTGATCCCCGGGGGCGGGTTCTTCCACGCAACGTCGCTCCTCATCCGGTCCACGAGCGAGAGGGCGACCTCGTTCTCCATCTCTACGAGGCCGAACTCGATGACCGTCTCGGTGTCGCCGTTCAGATAGGGCTTCTTCGTCTCCTCAGGGATGCGCTCCAGGACCTCGGCGACCTCCTGCTGGGTCGTCGGCATCCGGCCGCCGTTGTACTGGATCAGGTAGGTGACGATACTCGTGGCCGATGTGATCTTTTCGTTGTTGGCTACCTCGTAGTCCTCGAACTCCTTCATCCACGTCAACGTATCCAGATTCGTGACGCCGTCGCCGCGGATGTAGAGCGGCAGGGTATCCGTCGACCCCATGGTGCGCCGCATCTTCTGCAGGTCGACGACCGCGGGCATATCGTCGGGGACGAACGTCTCTTCGTCCGAGTTGATGGGAATCGTGGCGTCGAGCTGCACGCCGACGAGCGCGACCATCCCGAGCACCAAGAGGATCGGGACCGGGTGTTTTGCGATCTTTCCTGCAACGCCGCCGAGGAACCGGTCGTATGCCTCCATGCTGGAGCCGGTGGAAGCGTTACCCTCTGCTTTCGGGCGATACTTGACCAGCATGCCGAACGTCGGGACGATAATCAAGGCCGAGATGTAGCAGAAGATAACTCCCATGACGCAGACCATCCCGAAGTCGCGGACCATCGGCACGGGAGAGATCCACATGGCGATGAACCCAAGCGACGTTGCAATCATTGCATACAGGATTGCGGGACCTGAGTTCCGGATGGTTGTTATCGCCGCTTCCTGGATCGAGGAATGCCGTGCCTCCTCGTCGAACCGTGATTGGAACTGGATGGCGTAGTCGATCCCGATCCCGATCAGCACCGGGAACGCACCGATCACGACCATGCTGATCGGGATTCCGACAAGTCCCATGGTGCCGAAGGTCAGGATAAGTCCCGTCCCCACCACGAAGACCGGCAGGAACCGGTAGCGGACGTGTCCGAAGAGGAGGCCCACGGCCAGCACCATGAGGAGCATGGCGGCGCCGATCAGCACGCCCATCGAGTCGTTGATCTCCTCCCCCATCTGCTTGGCGAACGCAGGCGATCCGGTCACGGTCACCTTGACGCCGGGGGGTGCATCCGAGAAACTGATGCGCGACTCGATGTTGTCGAGGACCTGGTCTCGGGTATCTTTGGAGACGCCAGGTGTGAGGGTGACGACGCTGATCGTCATCATATTGGACGGGAGGTACCGGGAGAGGAGTTCCGGCGGCACCCGTTCCTTTGCCATGATGATCTCCGCCTCGGACGCAGGTAGCGCGCCGCCGTTCACCTGCTTCACCATATCGATGATGCTCACGGTTCCGGCGACGTACTCCTCACGACCGATCTCGGTCTGGAGCTGGTCTATGTAAGCGAGGACATCGGTATCGAGGACATCGTCGCACTCGACGAGCAACATGATCGAATCGGACTTGAATGTGTCCAGGTACTTATCGAGCAGGGCACCGCGAGGAGTATTCTTATCGATGTAGGTATCTCTCCCCGTCTCCATGGTGGTCTGGCCCATACCATAGAGTGCGATGATAAAGACGAGAAGGAAGATCGCGGCGACTGCCACCGGCCGCCGCGTGATACTCTCGCCGATTAGTTGGAATGGTGATCTCACGCTCTGCCTCCGTTTTTGTATATATCTCTGCCGCACGGTGATAAATCATTTGTTGCGAACGAGACAACAACTTGGTCGTCAGGCCGTCGGTCCGGCGACGGTCGGAACCGGGGGCCGGCCGCCGGAGAACGGGCCTATTGTATATTTGGTATATTATATAACAGTATTACTAAAAATCATTGAGTGGTGTTTACCGTATCGGAGGTTCTACTATCTTTGAACTGCTGATCGGGTGATGGCGGATCGTGGGCATGTATTATATAGGTGCGGTTCGGTGTATCGAGACCGGTGATGCGCAATCGGACCCGGTAGGCCTGGGGCGAAAGACCCATGGGATGCTCTCCGCGGCAAGCACGCCGATTATCCTCTGAGAGCGGTCATAGGGAGGGATGATGTCTATAACCACTACATCGACTCTACGCAGAAGGCCCTCTATGCGCGTTCTCTTCCTCTCGGAGAGGACTTCACTGTTCTTGATTTCGGGTGCGGGAACGGCAGGTGGGCGCTCTGGTTCGCCCCGCAGGTGGACCGCGTCGTCGGGGTCGATCTCTCGCCCGAAATGGTGAGAGCGGCGCGGGGGTTTACGTCAGATCAGGGAATCGAGAACGTCGATTTTGTTGTTCTCGACGATAAGACGCCCCCGTTTCCCGAAAACTCCTTCGACGTGGTTAACTGCGTCTGGGTCCTCAAGTACATCCTCTCCGATGCCGAGGCGGCCACGACCATCGCGGAACTCTCGCGCGCGACGAAACCCGGCGGGTATGTCGCCCTCATCGAGCAGGTGAACCGGTCGCGGGACCTCTTCGTCGAGAACGAGGGCTATTTCCAGGGGCAGGCGCTCTACCGGACGCCCGAATTTTACATCGACGCGTTCGGAGAGTGCGGTATGCGTCTCCGGCATCATGCCATAACCAACGCCTCGCCTCTCTTCTGGGCTTATTCGCGGCTCCGGAGGCTTATCGGTGCTCCGCCCGGCACTGGGCCGCCACGGCGCATCACGGCGGTCAGCGTTCACGGGGACCTCTTGGCCGGGCGGGTTATGAGGTTCCGGAGCGGCCACCACTTCTTCCTGTTTCAGAAGCAGGAGGAGCCGGTGAACTACGGCCGATAGCGGCGCCTGAACAGGTTTCTGTCCAGGGTCGTCCCGATGATACGGCAATCCAAGGGTGCCCTCGCTCCCGGCCGGCATCATCCCTGACACAAAATCGTCAACCGCTGGATAACTGTCATTTTCGTAAAAGAACTTAGTAACATTTTTATTCACCTAGAGCTATGGGGCGGGCGTGTGTCCCGCATGGCGGGATGCAGTCAAAAGGTGGTGAGAAGTATGCCAGAAGAAAGACCCTCTGTTAGAGGCGGACAGGCCTCTGCAGCACAGGCTGCATCTGTTGAAGCGTTGAGTGCATCTGCATTCCAGAAGTATCTTCACGGCATAGATTACCCTGCAGGAAAGCAGGACCTGATCAACCATGCCCGGAAGAACAACGCACCCAGTGCGGTGATCCAGGTCCTCGAGATGTTCGAGGACAAGACATTCCATTCCGCAGCGGATGTGAGCCAGGAGTTCGGCAGGGTCAAATGACCCTGCTACCTTCGGCTATTTAGGCACGTCCTTGCACCGACCGGCCCCGGCGGACCTCTCCTCGGGGCATCCCGAGCGATGGCGTGACGGCCGGGGCGGCCGGCGGGAACATGGCACTGGTAAAGCTACGATAGGATCTTCGGCGAGGATCGGGAGTCCGCATACCTGAGATACGGCTGTTCATAGAACCGGAATTTGCGACCTTGTCCTTACCAAGGATGCGCTCCGTATAAATCTGATTTTCTGATGCGCGCCGACGCGGGACTCGAACCACAGATGGTCGCAGAAGAGAGAATGCGAGGAGCCGGATTCGAACCGGCGAACTCCTACGAGACTAGGCCCTGAACCTAGCGCCTTTGACCTGGCTTGGCAACCCTCGCGCCTAATACTGTAGTATCTTCACCAAAATAAAGGTAATTACTCCCCGCACTTCTTGGAACCGTGGGAGTTGTTGTCCATGAACCGTTTCATCTCTATCTCGCGGAGTTCATGCCGCTTGATCTTGCCGGAGATCGTCTTCGGGAGAGATTCTACGAACTCGACCGCGCGGGGATACTTGTAGGGCGCCGTCACCCGCTTGACATGCTTCTGGATATCCTTGACCAGGGATTCCGAGGGCCGGTACCCGGGTTTGAGGATGATGAAAGCCTTGACGATCAGCCCCCGGATCACGTCCGGCGACCCGACGACCGCCGCCTCCTGCACGGCGGGGTGCTCCATGAGCGCGCTCTCCACCTCGAACGGCCCGATCCGGTAGCCGGAGGACTTAATGACGTCGTCGTCGCGGCCGATGAACCAGAAGTAGCCGTCCTGATCCATGCACGCCTTATCGCCGGTGTAGTAGAACCCGTTCTGGAAGACCCTGCGGTTCTCCTCTTCGTTGTTGAGGTAGCCGCGGAAGAGCCCGACCGGGCGCGGGTCCAACTTGACCGCGATCCTCCCCTCCTCACCGACGCCGACCGGGTTTCCATCGTCGTCGTGGAGTTCGATATGCCATCCCGGCGCCGGTCTCCCCATGGAACCGGGTTTGCATTTCATGCCTGCGAACGTCCCGATGCAGAGCACCGTCTCGGTCTGGCCGTAACCCTCGTAGATCGTTCTGTTCGTTCCCTCCCGCCATGCCCGAATCACCTCGGGGTTGAGCGGTTCGCCTGCGCTGCAACAGTGCCGGAGGTCGGCAAGGTCGAACTTGTCGAGGTCGGCGAGGATCAGCATCCGGTAGATGGTCGGAGGACAACAGAAGGTCGTGACCCCGTATCTCTCCAGCAGGGGCAGGATCTCGGTGGCGTGGAACCGGCCCCGGATGTCGTAGACGAAGATGCATGCGCCGACGATCCACTGGCCGTAGAGTTTCCCCCACGCGCTCTTGCCCCAGCCGGTATCGGAGATCGTCAGGTGAAGGTCGTTCGGGTGCAGGTCGTGCCACAGCTGCCCGGTGACGAGATGCCCAAGGGGATAGGA
It includes:
- a CDS encoding MFS transporter → MSRNLPILLGVFVVMALSNAVVPVLPDFGEGAAMQGAVYAAYFFGAFVAVLPAGIASDRIGRVPLIRAGLLLTLISGVLILLFPSGLPLLIFRVVEGVGAGLFLSAALAWANSHPSSGQISGYVMAAQNLGLVAGLLAAGWLDAVFESHLAGIALFTVFAVPALGMSVVVRESGHGGFAKADLPAIVRNYFWLFAAAAVLVGMTGAVAAIYPGYTGSDPSLLALQLATINIATVVAVLIAPRVALRPVPTIQVSSILMAGAVAAGYFTPYALPVIGGLAGVIIVAILAFLAETRIQQGVMAGLFNTATYAGFTFLAAFAGLAAGELGFPTAFLLLAVMAAVMAFTVGGCRCEYRG
- a CDS encoding aldehyde dehydrogenase family protein, whose translation is MKLLINGERRDSVSGKVFTVRNPATGDVVGEAPLGGEDDVRHAVEAAGEAFADWSAKNPRDRAKILFFAAEEVRRRNTELGSLLTAEQGKPIREAVDEINGFANILEYYYALSAGERGEYLNLRGYGRTLVRRRPLGICGAIIPWNMPAIIMGWKIGPALTAGNTLVLKPAGTAPLTCGKLAEILEGAGLPPGVLNVVTGPGETVGREIARNPGIRKVSFTGEVGTGRQVAMDAAPALKRLTLELGGSDPMIVCDDADIPMAVEGVIRGRFYNCGQTCTAVKRLYVYESIADEFIRRLTARVEGIVVGNGMERGVTMGPLNNQAGLERVVRQVDTARERGEGEIIAGGLAPRGENYEHGFFFLPTLIAGVPHDSVLFSEEVFGPVLPIATVTGLDEALERANDSRYGLGASVWTRSADVVVRATEELEAGIVWVNQHLRTPPEVPFGGTKESGIGRENGSRALDEYTEEKSVLIRL
- a CDS encoding fasciclin domain-containing protein gives rise to the protein MRRWIALCTCILALLAMPFAVTAAVVGDENATTTPGDQTGQMDNQTADLTIAAYIAQDQNLTRLAEALDVTGLYDALDTGGPYTVFAPSDEAFNALGNETVNRLFNETGNLTMVLQYHVVEGEYTSANLTSMAENQTGQQNQTGNQSDDGISDILGGLFGDENQTGNMTTLQTLYGESLNVTVSDGEIMVENATVTMKDINTTNGVIHIIDQVLVPPDLNLTVSENQTEMAGNATAA
- a CDS encoding beta-CASP ribonuclease aCPSF1, with translation MVIEDKLQELKEQINKIVPSGITISDVEFEGPELVIYTDDPKQFADQADLIKVLARDLRKRIVVRPNILEDPERAAQEIRAVVPENAGISDLFFDPETGEVLIEAEKPGVVIGKNGVTLREITKQIGWTPKVVRTPPIESSTVKQIRTFLRSVKDERKAFLRKIGHRIHREVTSKDQWLRVTTLGCCREVGRAAFLISTPESKILVDCGEKPGSAANGTPYLYVPEIYPLDSLDAVVLTHAHLDHCALVPLLFKYGYEGPVYSTPPTRDLSAMLQLDYLDVVRKETDKIPYTSSEVKTYIKHSITLNYGSVTDIAPDIKLTFHNAGHILGSAVAHFHIGEGLYNIAFTGDFNYQKTRLFSPAVSSFPRLEALFMESTYGGSNDIQPQRKDAEEKLYETVSTTLQRGGKVIIPAFAVGRSQEVMLALEEGIRRQKIPPVKIYLDGMIKEATAIHTTYPEYLNNDLRNQIFREGLNPFLADAFVQVDSPVLREQVVSGEPCVIITTSGMVNGGPVMEYLKALGPDERNALVFVGYQAEGTLGRRIQKGWREIPLGWRETIVINLEIATIDGFSGHSDRKQLMNYVAHLQPRPEKIFTIHGDENKTIDLASSIYKRYRIETHSPMNLETYRMI